In Rhizobium sp. WSM4643, the following are encoded in one genomic region:
- a CDS encoding B12-binding domain-containing radical SAM protein, with product MSHVLEAARRRFQLILIKPSHYDDDGYVIRWWRAMIPSNSLAALYGIAAECAERKVLGDDTAIDITVIDETNTRIDIAGLLAQFKRHDNFGMIALVGVQTNQYPRALDIARPFRDAGLPVSIGGFHVSGCLSMLDGKAVGLDACRDMGISMFAGEAEGRLDMVLRDAAAGELKPLYNFMNDLPGIGGTPVPFLPKDNIQRTLGLSTSFDAGRGCPYQCSFCTIINVQGRKSRFRSADDVEKLVRMNWAQGIHKFFITDDNFARNKDWEAIFDRLIELKERDGIPLGLMIQVDTLCHKIPNFIEKSRRAGVTRVFIGLENVNPDNLTAAKKNQNKITEYRKMLLAWKAQGIMTLAGYILGFPADTPESIRRDIAIIQEELPLDVIEFFILTPLPGSEDHQVLWKKGIEMDADLNIYDVEHVCTAHPKMTKQEWEDIYHEAWSLYYSPDHMKTLLRRAVATGVPLARLVKVLVSFATTVPLENVHPLQSGLLRLKTPAERRPDLPRENPLVFWPRFAWETFRKHASLAGTIIGLTISAFLISRDAKSRTYMDQALTPVADDEEETLHLFTQTAGGAAAVSHVRKVAQLTAH from the coding sequence TTGTCCCATGTCTTGGAAGCTGCGCGCAGACGTTTTCAGCTGATCTTGATCAAGCCGTCGCATTATGATGACGACGGCTACGTCATCCGCTGGTGGCGGGCGATGATCCCCTCCAATTCGCTGGCGGCGCTCTACGGCATTGCCGCCGAATGTGCCGAGCGCAAGGTGCTCGGAGACGATACGGCGATCGACATCACCGTGATCGACGAGACCAACACACGAATCGATATCGCCGGACTGCTCGCACAGTTCAAGCGTCACGACAATTTCGGCATGATCGCGCTCGTCGGCGTCCAGACCAACCAATATCCGCGCGCTCTCGATATCGCCCGTCCCTTCCGCGATGCCGGCCTGCCGGTTTCGATCGGCGGCTTCCATGTTTCCGGTTGCCTGTCGATGCTGGATGGCAAGGCCGTCGGGCTCGACGCCTGCCGCGACATGGGCATCTCGATGTTTGCCGGCGAAGCCGAGGGCCGGCTCGACATGGTGCTGCGCGACGCCGCCGCCGGTGAGCTGAAGCCGCTCTACAATTTCATGAACGACCTTCCCGGCATCGGCGGCACGCCGGTTCCCTTTCTGCCGAAGGACAATATCCAGCGCACGCTCGGGCTCAGCACCAGCTTCGATGCCGGACGTGGCTGTCCCTATCAGTGCTCGTTCTGCACCATCATCAACGTGCAGGGGCGCAAGTCGCGCTTCCGTTCGGCCGACGACGTCGAAAAGCTGGTGCGGATGAACTGGGCGCAGGGCATCCACAAATTTTTCATCACCGACGACAATTTCGCCCGCAACAAGGATTGGGAAGCGATCTTCGACCGGTTGATCGAACTCAAGGAACGGGACGGCATTCCGCTCGGCCTGATGATCCAGGTCGACACGCTCTGCCACAAGATCCCTAATTTTATCGAGAAATCCCGGCGCGCCGGCGTCACCCGCGTCTTCATCGGCCTCGAAAACGTCAATCCGGACAATCTGACCGCCGCCAAGAAGAACCAGAACAAGATCACCGAATATCGCAAGATGCTGCTCGCCTGGAAGGCACAGGGCATCATGACGCTTGCCGGTTATATCTTGGGCTTCCCCGCCGATACGCCGGAGTCGATCCGCCGCGACATCGCGATCATCCAGGAAGAGCTGCCGCTCGACGTCATCGAATTCTTCATCCTGACGCCGCTGCCCGGCTCTGAGGACCATCAGGTCCTGTGGAAGAAGGGCATCGAGATGGATGCCGATCTCAACATCTACGATGTCGAGCACGTCTGCACCGCGCATCCCAAAATGACCAAGCAGGAATGGGAAGACATCTACCACGAGGCCTGGTCGCTCTATTATTCGCCTGATCATATGAAGACGCTGCTGCGCCGCGCCGTTGCGACCGGGGTACCGCTGGCAAGGCTCGTCAAGGTTCTGGTCTCCTTCGCGACCACCGTGCCGCTGGAAAACGTGCATCCGCTGCAAAGCGGCCTGCTGCGCCTGAAGACGCCGGCGGAGCGGCGCCCTGACCTGCCGCGCGAGAATCCGCTGGTCTTCTGGCCGCGCTTTGCCTGGGAAACCTTCCGCAAACATGCTTCGCTCGCCGGCACGATCATTGGCCTGACGATTTCGGCGTTCCTGATTTCAAGGGATGCAAAGTCG